The following coding sequences lie in one Cannabis sativa cultivar Pink pepper isolate KNU-18-1 chromosome 5, ASM2916894v1, whole genome shotgun sequence genomic window:
- the LOC133038202 gene encoding uncharacterized protein LOC133038202: MRGIAWNCRGLGQTSTVWELKSLIRLRSPDFIFLTELKVDASSLCGRGLVSLAIQGDCLTWDNHRSGPNHVKSALDKGLANGAWISLFPKATLCSSQTSNSDHRPLCLLSEGLEDKIRRSFKFEEAWTRDERSQLVVDSAWKSVSYPWAPARIFKKIGATRVALLHWNRSQFGKIDFLICDLERRLDLIQKLPVGSRDWETERNLRSSLNEARVRKDLHWKQRARVSWLKEGDKCSKFFFLSAFIRGRRNAIECILDKNNLWINKRQEIGNEFMDFF; the protein is encoded by the exons ATGAGAGGCATCGCTTGGAACTGTAGAGGGTTAGGGCAGACCTCTACAGTTTGGGAATTGAAGTCCCTGATTCGGTTGCGCTCCCCGGATTTCATTTTTCTGACCGAACTTAAAGTAGATGCTTCTTCCTTG TGCGGGAG GGGTCTGGTCAGCTTGGCCATCCAGGGAGACTGTCTGACCTGGGATAACCACCGCTCTGGACCCAACCACGTCAAATCGGCCCTGGATAAAGGGCTCGCGAATGGAGCATGGATTAGTCTATTCCCTAAGGCGACTCTCTGCTCTTCCCAGACTTCAAATTCGGATCACCGTCCTCTGTGTTTGCTCTCTGAGGGTTTAGAGGATAAAATCCGAAGGAGCTTCAAGTTTGAGGAAGCCTGGACTAGGGATGAAAGGAGTCAATTAGTGGTGGACTCTGCTTGGAAGTCAGTTAGCTACCCCTGGGCGCCGGCTCGGATCTTCAAGAAAATTGGGGCTACCCGAGTCGCTCTCTTACACTGGAACAGATCACAATTTGGAAAAATTGACTTTTTGATTTGTGATCTGGAAAGGAGACTGGATCTTATTCAAAAGCTCCCGGTGGGCTCTAGAGATTGGGAGACTGAAAGAAATTTGCGGAGCTCGCTTAATGAGGCCCGTGTTCGGAAGGACCTGCACTGGAAACAAAGGGCCAGGGTCTCTTGGCTGAAAGAAGGCGACAAATGCTCTAAGTTCTTTTTCCTCTCTGCCTTTATCAGAGGGAGAAGAAATGCCATTGAGTGCATTCtcgataaaaataatttgtggATCAATAAGAGACAGGAAATAGGTAATGAATTCATGGACTTTTTCTGA